In one Micromonospora polyrhachis genomic region, the following are encoded:
- a CDS encoding LysR family transcriptional regulator: MPDEPRASRRASERHQGARPAGDALKITVAQLRAFVAAVDYRGFGRAATALRATQPAVSHAVTSLERLLGAPVLRRHPDVIPTLLGHQLLPHARTILTSLKAMAVVAENHVDRHTEVVRLAAPATACQAMVPGWVASWREYLPEITVKVFEADDSEMMPWLEEDIVDAAVLINPDPWPDGGVVVMRDAYEAVVHKDHPYAGEPAISIHDLLDDPVVVSTGGCYGDVMRICREADRNFRPAHRVRELRALLGMVADHVGVTILPSLGRPLLTPHLTMVPLEPVVRRTLVFTGPTGRPWNPVVTVLRDHLARQPAPDWHGSDSMPANRAEPEPSR; encoded by the coding sequence ATGCCGGACGAACCACGGGCGAGCAGGCGGGCAAGCGAACGGCATCAGGGTGCACGGCCGGCTGGTGACGCCCTGAAGATCACGGTGGCGCAGCTGAGGGCCTTCGTCGCCGCTGTCGACTACCGGGGATTCGGTCGCGCGGCGACGGCACTGCGGGCCACCCAACCCGCTGTCTCGCACGCGGTGACCAGCCTGGAACGCCTCCTCGGCGCTCCGGTGCTCCGCCGCCACCCCGACGTGATACCGACCCTGCTGGGTCACCAACTACTACCGCACGCACGGACCATCCTGACCTCGCTGAAGGCGATGGCGGTCGTGGCCGAGAACCATGTCGACCGCCACACCGAGGTGGTCCGGCTGGCCGCGCCGGCGACCGCCTGTCAGGCGATGGTCCCCGGGTGGGTCGCCAGCTGGCGGGAGTACCTGCCGGAGATCACCGTGAAGGTCTTCGAGGCGGACGACAGCGAGATGATGCCCTGGCTGGAGGAGGACATCGTGGACGCCGCGGTGCTGATCAACCCCGACCCATGGCCGGACGGGGGTGTGGTGGTGATGCGGGACGCCTACGAGGCCGTGGTCCACAAGGACCACCCGTACGCGGGCGAGCCCGCCATCTCCATTCACGACCTGCTCGACGACCCGGTGGTCGTCTCGACGGGCGGATGCTACGGCGACGTGATGCGGATCTGCCGGGAGGCGGACCGCAACTTCCGACCCGCACACCGGGTACGCGAGTTGCGCGCGCTGCTCGGCATGGTCGCCGACCACGTCGGGGTGACGATCCTGCCGTCCCTGGGCAGACCACTGCTCACTCCCCACCTCACCATGGTGCCGCTCGAGCCGGTGGTGCGTCGGACCCTGGTCTTCACCGGCCCGACGGGACGGCCGTGGAACCCGGTCGTGACCGTGCTGCGGGATCATCTCGCTCGGCAGCCGGCACCGGACTGGCACGGGTCCGATTCGATGCCGGCCAACCGGGCGGAGCCGGAACCCAGCCGGTGA
- a CDS encoding RDD family protein, with product MAVPPAADPDLAPADLGRRFGALIIDWVLCLLVANFFGDPLRDGWPPVAVLIGEYALFVGLFAQTPGMWLTRVRCVSYAHGGRIGVIRGLVRGALLSLVIPTLIMDHQRRGLHDRAVGSVMVPTAATRPPTTSSAAARD from the coding sequence ATGGCCGTCCCACCCGCAGCCGACCCTGATCTTGCCCCGGCCGATCTGGGGCGCCGCTTCGGTGCGTTGATCATCGACTGGGTGCTCTGTCTGCTGGTCGCCAACTTCTTCGGTGATCCGCTGCGCGACGGCTGGCCGCCGGTCGCCGTACTCATCGGCGAGTATGCCCTGTTTGTCGGTCTCTTTGCGCAGACGCCCGGAATGTGGCTGACCCGGGTCAGGTGTGTCTCATACGCCCACGGCGGGCGGATCGGCGTCATTCGTGGGCTGGTGCGCGGAGCGCTGCTCTCCCTGGTGATCCCTACGCTGATCATGGATCACCAGCGGCGTGGTCTCCATGACCGAGCAGTCGGCTCGGTGATGGTCCCGACGGCTGCGACAAGGCCGCCGACAACCTCGTCAGCAGCCGCCAGGGATTGA
- a CDS encoding helix-turn-helix transcriptional regulator, which produces MTLRATSTVLVGRQTELAALRETYQRVRGGEPAAVLVGGEAGVGKSRLVEEFGRLVVADGGRLLVGQCLELGEQGLPFAPFAAALRAVLRRDGSEVFDGYEHEFARLLPELARTPGRAPLGPSSSNVPPTGLDIHQGYLFELVGELFARLAADAPLVLVIEDLHWADRSTRDLISFLIRAARTARVMLACTYRSDELHRGHPLRPFLAELDRTRGVERVDLARLDRDGTAAILTDLLGTEPMTRAIDNIHDRAQGNPFFIEELVAAGDPAGCADLPGTLRDLLLARVDRLPESAQRVLRIAAAGGNRLSHDLLATVAGEPEAELEDALRTAVAAQLVVADPDGGYEFRHALVREAVHDELLPGEHSRLHARYATAIEEQPQLVAAGRAPAEVAHHWYAAHDHPRALTAALAAAKAAAARYAYAEQSRLLERVLELWEQVPDAAERLGMRHLDLLEETLWATWTAGDHGRAVTLTRAALAEVDRAAEPLRTARLLERRGRLLRLLGTDDGAHETWAAYHLIAELDDDPERVQLLAEIANQLGKVDAAEAPLIAEAVMASARALDDPASLFSAELANLQVKCWHVADESRLAALARAEDLARTIGDQPGLVAVLVNSSDALFELGRYAESAKAAERGVDCARQVGISRSTGAFLFSNQAEALVALGRWDEAEELCAQAARLDPPGALGLHWLQVRARLWLARGNPGADDLVARALAFLGRRYLDVIKRLMLHELRIEAAYAGGDLSAGLVAAREALCATTDSDHPRYRWAVLAAATRVAAAGADRPLLDQLCAAAAVGMTRHPAERAYAAEVAAGLADETDALTAWKAAVSAWRVDGQPYPLGRALLGLAQASAAAGDRATVAASIGEATAIAESLGAVLLRKQAVTLARRVGLTGTGRAGPDLLTGREREVLRLVAEGHSNSRIAEQLFISPKTASVHVSRIIAKLDVTNRVEAAAVAHRLGLLDPPAGTAA; this is translated from the coding sequence GTGACTCTCCGCGCCACCAGCACCGTCCTCGTCGGTCGTCAGACCGAACTCGCCGCCCTCCGCGAGACATACCAGCGCGTACGCGGCGGTGAGCCGGCGGCGGTGCTGGTGGGCGGTGAGGCCGGGGTCGGTAAGAGCCGGCTGGTCGAGGAGTTCGGCCGGCTCGTCGTCGCCGACGGCGGCCGGTTGCTGGTCGGCCAGTGCCTCGAACTCGGCGAACAGGGACTGCCGTTCGCACCGTTCGCCGCCGCACTACGGGCCGTGCTCCGCCGCGACGGCAGCGAGGTCTTCGACGGCTACGAGCACGAGTTCGCCCGCCTGCTGCCCGAGCTGGCCCGGACGCCGGGGCGGGCCCCGCTCGGTCCGAGCAGTTCGAACGTCCCGCCGACCGGCCTTGATATCCACCAGGGCTACCTGTTCGAGCTGGTCGGCGAGCTGTTCGCCCGGCTGGCCGCCGACGCGCCGCTGGTGTTGGTGATCGAGGACCTGCACTGGGCCGACCGCTCCACCCGCGATCTGATCTCCTTCCTGATCCGCGCGGCCCGGACAGCGCGGGTCATGCTGGCCTGCACCTACCGTTCGGACGAACTGCACCGGGGACATCCGTTGCGCCCGTTCCTGGCCGAACTCGACCGGACCCGGGGTGTCGAGCGGGTGGACCTGGCCCGCCTGGACCGGGACGGCACCGCCGCGATCCTGACCGACCTGCTCGGCACCGAACCGATGACGCGGGCGATCGACAACATCCACGACCGGGCACAGGGCAACCCGTTCTTCATCGAGGAACTCGTCGCCGCCGGTGACCCGGCCGGCTGTGCGGACCTGCCCGGCACCCTGCGCGACCTGCTGCTGGCCCGAGTTGACCGGCTACCCGAATCGGCACAGCGGGTCTTGCGGATCGCCGCCGCCGGGGGAAACCGGCTCAGTCACGACCTGCTCGCCACCGTCGCCGGGGAGCCCGAGGCGGAGCTGGAGGACGCGCTGCGCACGGCGGTCGCCGCGCAACTGGTCGTCGCCGATCCGGACGGCGGATACGAGTTCCGGCACGCGCTGGTACGCGAGGCCGTCCATGACGAACTGCTCCCCGGCGAGCACAGCCGACTGCACGCCCGCTACGCGACCGCCATCGAGGAGCAGCCGCAGCTGGTTGCCGCCGGGCGTGCGCCGGCCGAGGTCGCCCACCACTGGTACGCCGCACACGACCATCCCCGGGCGCTGACCGCCGCCCTGGCCGCGGCCAAGGCGGCCGCTGCCCGGTACGCGTACGCGGAGCAGAGCCGGCTGCTGGAACGGGTGCTGGAACTGTGGGAACAGGTGCCGGACGCCGCCGAGCGGCTCGGCATGAGGCATCTCGACCTGCTGGAGGAGACCCTGTGGGCGACGTGGACCGCCGGTGACCATGGCCGGGCGGTGACCCTGACCCGGGCGGCGCTGGCAGAGGTGGACCGGGCGGCCGAACCGTTGCGGACCGCCCGGCTGCTGGAGCGACGCGGCCGGTTGCTGCGCCTGCTCGGCACCGACGACGGTGCCCACGAGACGTGGGCGGCCTACCACCTGATCGCGGAGCTGGACGACGATCCGGAACGGGTACAACTGCTGGCCGAGATAGCCAACCAACTAGGCAAGGTCGACGCGGCGGAAGCGCCGCTGATCGCCGAAGCGGTGATGGCCTCGGCGCGGGCACTAGACGATCCGGCGTCACTGTTCTCCGCCGAGCTGGCCAATCTACAGGTCAAGTGCTGGCACGTGGCCGATGAGAGCCGATTGGCCGCGCTCGCCCGAGCCGAGGACCTGGCCCGGACGATCGGTGACCAGCCGGGGCTGGTGGCCGTACTGGTCAACAGCTCGGATGCGCTCTTCGAACTGGGCCGGTACGCGGAGTCGGCGAAGGCAGCCGAGCGGGGAGTGGACTGTGCGCGGCAGGTCGGCATCAGCCGTTCCACCGGTGCGTTCCTCTTCTCCAACCAGGCCGAGGCGTTGGTGGCACTCGGTCGTTGGGACGAGGCGGAGGAACTGTGCGCCCAGGCTGCCCGGCTCGACCCGCCTGGTGCGCTGGGCCTGCACTGGTTGCAGGTACGGGCCCGGCTGTGGCTGGCCCGGGGCAATCCCGGTGCTGACGACCTCGTCGCCCGGGCGCTGGCTTTTCTCGGTCGCCGCTACCTCGACGTGATCAAACGACTGATGCTGCACGAGTTGCGGATCGAGGCGGCGTACGCCGGTGGAGATCTGTCGGCCGGGCTGGTTGCCGCGCGCGAGGCGCTCTGCGCGACCACCGACAGCGATCATCCCCGCTACCGGTGGGCTGTGCTGGCGGCGGCGACCCGGGTCGCCGCCGCCGGGGCGGACCGACCGCTGCTCGACCAGCTCTGTGCGGCGGCCGCCGTCGGTATGACCCGGCACCCGGCCGAACGGGCGTACGCCGCAGAGGTGGCCGCCGGCCTGGCCGACGAGACCGACGCACTGACTGCCTGGAAGGCTGCGGTTTCCGCCTGGCGGGTGGACGGGCAGCCGTACCCGCTGGGGCGGGCGTTGCTCGGGCTGGCCCAGGCCTCCGCCGCAGCCGGAGACCGGGCCACGGTCGCCGCCTCGATCGGTGAGGCGACCGCCATCGCCGAGAGCCTGGGCGCGGTACTGCTCCGGAAGCAGGCGGTGACCCTGGCCCGCCGGGTCGGCCTGACCGGCACCGGGCGGGCCGGGCCGGACCTGCTCACCGGCCGGGAGCGGGAGGTGCTGCGCCTGGTGGCCGAGGGACACAGCAACAGCCGGATCGCCGAGCAGCTCTTCATCTCACCGAAGACGGCCAGCGTCCACGTGTCCCGGATCATCGCCAAGCTGGACGTCACCAACCGGGTCGAGGCGGCGGCGGTCGCGCACCGCCTCGGTCTGCTCGACCCGCCAGCGGGCACCGCGGCCTGA
- a CDS encoding NAD(P)/FAD-dependent oxidoreductase, giving the protein MTTSPRTVIIGAGPAGLTAAYELTKRNASVQVFEADDVVGGISRTVERDGWRFDIGGHRFFTKVAQVEALWHEILPDEDFLLRPRMSRIHYREKFFDYPLKAGNALGNLGIVEAIRCVGSYVWAQVRPPKDQSHFEGWVIARFGKRLYSIFFKTYSEKLWGIPATELQAAWAAQRIKNLSLFNAVINALMPKRNQKDITSLIEEFQYPKLGPGMMWERCAEHVGKAGGVVTMNTWAKTVHREDGRAVAVTVADAEGERRVEADHVVSTMPLSQLIHAMDPPAPERVRTAADQLRYRDFLTVALVVPQEAGFPDNWIYVHTPGVRVGRIQNFGSWSPYLVQDGYTCLGLEFFVNEGDDLWDSTDEDLIALGTRELEQLKLVTSGAVSAGFVVRMPKAYPVYDEGYEESVDTIRHWLAEAVPNVHPVGRNGMHRYNNQDHSMLTAMLTVENILDGTDHDVWQVNVEEEYHEEKRPTQRSGGEHGTGRAAPVLPKKAVR; this is encoded by the coding sequence ATGACGACATCCCCCCGTACGGTAATCATCGGTGCTGGACCGGCTGGTCTGACTGCGGCGTACGAGCTCACCAAACGCAATGCCAGCGTCCAGGTCTTCGAAGCCGACGACGTGGTCGGGGGGATCAGCCGCACGGTCGAACGGGACGGGTGGCGGTTCGACATCGGCGGGCACCGCTTCTTCACGAAGGTCGCGCAGGTCGAGGCGTTGTGGCACGAGATCCTGCCGGACGAGGACTTCCTGCTCCGTCCCCGAATGAGCCGGATCCACTACCGCGAGAAGTTCTTCGACTACCCTTTGAAGGCCGGTAACGCGCTGGGCAACCTGGGGATCGTCGAGGCGATCCGCTGTGTCGGCTCCTACGTGTGGGCGCAGGTCCGGCCGCCCAAGGATCAGAGCCACTTCGAGGGCTGGGTAATCGCCCGATTTGGCAAACGGCTCTATTCGATCTTCTTCAAGACGTACAGCGAGAAGTTGTGGGGCATCCCGGCGACCGAATTGCAGGCCGCCTGGGCAGCCCAGCGGATCAAGAACCTCTCGCTGTTCAACGCGGTGATCAACGCGCTGATGCCGAAGCGCAACCAGAAGGACATCACCAGTCTGATCGAGGAGTTCCAATACCCGAAGCTCGGGCCGGGCATGATGTGGGAACGCTGCGCGGAGCACGTCGGGAAGGCGGGTGGCGTGGTCACCATGAACACCTGGGCCAAGACCGTCCACCGGGAGGACGGCCGCGCCGTGGCGGTCACCGTGGCGGATGCCGAGGGGGAACGACGGGTCGAGGCCGACCACGTCGTGTCGACCATGCCGCTGTCGCAACTCATCCACGCCATGGATCCGCCCGCACCGGAGCGGGTCCGTACCGCAGCCGACCAGTTGCGCTACCGCGACTTCCTCACCGTGGCCCTGGTCGTCCCGCAGGAGGCCGGTTTCCCCGACAACTGGATCTACGTACACACTCCCGGGGTCAGGGTCGGCCGGATCCAGAACTTCGGCTCCTGGTCGCCCTACCTCGTGCAGGACGGATACACCTGTCTCGGGCTGGAGTTCTTCGTCAACGAGGGCGACGACCTGTGGGACTCCACCGACGAGGACCTGATCGCCCTCGGCACCCGGGAGCTGGAGCAGCTCAAGCTGGTCACGTCGGGCGCGGTGAGCGCCGGCTTCGTGGTCCGGATGCCCAAGGCGTACCCGGTCTACGACGAGGGTTATGAGGAGTCCGTCGACACCATCCGGCACTGGCTGGCCGAGGCGGTACCGAACGTGCACCCGGTCGGACGGAACGGCATGCACCGCTACAACAACCAGGACCACTCCATGCTCACCGCCATGCTCACCGTGGAGAACATCCTCGACGGCACCGACCACGACGTCTGGCAGGTCAACGTCGAGGAGGAGTACCACGAGGAGAAGCGCCCGACGCAGCGGAGCGGCGGCGAGCACGGTACCGGCCGGGCCGCCCCGGTCCTGCCGAAAAAGGCCGTACGCTGA
- the mptB gene encoding polyprenol phosphomannose-dependent alpha 1,6 mannosyltransferase MptB, whose translation MGTVSRYHLVRYAGLAGAILLAVSAYLGGVKPTWHGGVTPLTIWQGEYGPLIVSTWLIGTGLLVGAWWYARRGVPSTRWAYVTVGLWLLPLVVAPPMGSRDVYSYACQGAVYTTGENPYSAGVAELGCPWLQSVSPMWWDSPAPYGPVFVLLAGAAAALGGTLVGTIVVLRVVAVLGVVLAAGCLPALARRCGASGERALWLMLGCPIVAVHLVSGAHNDALMVGLMVAGLLVIVARPGRSWSLLVGGALLGLAIGVKVTAGVVVPFAALIAAPGPYRLRALLRHGGWVVGGAVLSVLATTTASGLGWGWVNGLTRSGDSIQWTSAPTAVGLAIEYVGRLFGVRFDAVPLVRVVALVVLALVLVALWWRARTGSPMMGAGIALAATVVLAPVFHPWYAVWPLAVLAVTVGSSQWFLLPFALATFLTLPDGTNLARFTKFPGVWVMTFLVVLVVARGCVGISAVIRQNIGTARSHPG comes from the coding sequence ATGGGCACCGTGTCCCGGTACCACCTCGTCCGATACGCCGGTCTAGCTGGAGCGATACTGCTGGCTGTCAGTGCGTACCTCGGCGGGGTGAAGCCGACCTGGCACGGCGGGGTGACTCCGCTGACCATCTGGCAGGGCGAGTACGGGCCGCTGATCGTCAGCACCTGGCTGATCGGCACCGGGCTGCTCGTCGGAGCCTGGTGGTACGCCCGGCGCGGTGTGCCGTCGACCCGGTGGGCGTACGTGACCGTCGGACTGTGGCTGCTACCGCTCGTCGTGGCTCCCCCGATGGGCAGCCGGGACGTCTACTCGTACGCATGCCAGGGCGCGGTCTACACAACTGGGGAAAACCCGTATTCGGCAGGTGTCGCAGAACTTGGCTGCCCCTGGCTGCAGTCGGTTTCACCGATGTGGTGGGATTCGCCAGCGCCCTACGGACCGGTGTTCGTGCTGCTGGCCGGGGCGGCTGCCGCACTGGGCGGGACACTGGTCGGCACGATCGTGGTGCTGCGGGTCGTCGCGGTACTGGGCGTCGTGCTGGCGGCAGGCTGCCTACCAGCCCTTGCCCGTCGCTGCGGGGCGTCCGGAGAGCGAGCACTTTGGCTCATGCTCGGCTGCCCGATCGTCGCGGTCCATCTCGTCTCTGGCGCGCACAACGATGCCCTGATGGTCGGCCTGATGGTTGCTGGTCTGTTGGTCATCGTTGCCCGACCAGGCCGAAGCTGGAGCCTGCTCGTTGGTGGTGCACTGCTCGGTCTTGCGATCGGGGTGAAGGTCACCGCCGGGGTGGTTGTCCCGTTTGCCGCGCTCATTGCTGCGCCTGGTCCATACCGGCTGCGCGCGTTGCTCCGTCATGGCGGCTGGGTTGTGGGCGGAGCTGTTCTCAGCGTCCTGGCCACGACGACCGCTTCAGGGCTCGGCTGGGGATGGGTGAACGGCCTGACCCGCAGCGGCGACTCGATTCAGTGGACATCGGCCCCAACCGCGGTTGGGCTTGCCATTGAATATGTCGGCCGGCTGTTCGGTGTGCGATTCGATGCCGTGCCACTGGTCCGCGTCGTGGCGCTCGTCGTACTTGCCCTGGTGCTTGTTGCGTTGTGGTGGCGGGCCCGGACAGGCTCACCCATGATGGGCGCGGGGATCGCACTAGCGGCCACGGTTGTGCTGGCCCCTGTCTTTCATCCCTGGTACGCGGTGTGGCCGCTGGCCGTACTGGCGGTTACCGTCGGATCCAGCCAGTGGTTTCTGCTGCCCTTTGCCCTTGCCACCTTCCTTACCCTGCCGGATGGCACGAACCTGGCCAGGTTCACCAAGTTTCCTGGCGTATGGGTGATGACCTTTCTGGTGGTCCTGGTTGTGGCGCGAGGATGCGTAGGTATCTCTGCCGTCATACGGCAGAACATCGGCACGGCACGCAGCCATCCTGGGTAG
- the lipA gene encoding lipoyl synthase produces MTIAPDGRRLLRIETRNAETPIERKPPWIKVKAKMGPEFTQMRGLVSREGLHTVCQEAGCPNIYECWEDREATFLIGGDQCTRRCDFCQIDTGKPAEFDADEPRRVGESVATMGLRYATVTGVARDDLPDGGAWLYAETVRQIHALQPGCGVELLIPDFNGDPTQLAEVFTARPEVLAHNVETVPRIFKRIRPGFRYERSLDVITQARAAGLVTKSNLILGMGEERSEISQALRDLHDAGCELITITQYLRPTPRHHPVERWVKPEEFVELREEAEQIGFVGVMSGPLVRSSYRAGRLYRQAIDARDAAAVATPR; encoded by the coding sequence GTGACGATTGCTCCCGATGGTCGACGACTGCTGCGCATTGAGACCCGTAACGCCGAGACGCCGATCGAGCGCAAACCGCCGTGGATCAAGGTCAAGGCCAAGATGGGGCCCGAGTTCACCCAGATGCGCGGCCTGGTGTCCCGGGAGGGCCTGCACACGGTCTGTCAGGAGGCCGGCTGCCCCAACATCTACGAGTGTTGGGAGGACCGAGAGGCCACCTTCCTCATCGGCGGCGACCAGTGCACCCGGCGGTGCGACTTCTGCCAGATCGACACCGGGAAGCCCGCCGAGTTCGACGCCGACGAGCCGCGCCGGGTCGGGGAGTCGGTCGCCACGATGGGGCTGCGGTACGCCACCGTCACGGGGGTCGCCCGGGATGACCTGCCGGACGGGGGTGCCTGGCTCTACGCCGAGACGGTGCGTCAGATCCACGCGCTCCAGCCCGGCTGCGGGGTGGAGCTGCTGATCCCCGACTTCAACGGCGACCCGACACAGTTGGCCGAGGTGTTCACCGCCCGGCCGGAGGTGCTCGCCCACAACGTGGAGACCGTGCCCCGCATCTTCAAGCGGATCCGGCCCGGGTTCCGCTACGAGCGCTCGCTCGACGTGATCACCCAGGCCCGCGCGGCCGGGCTGGTCACGAAGTCCAACCTGATCCTCGGCATGGGCGAGGAGCGAAGCGAGATCTCGCAGGCGCTGCGCGACCTGCACGACGCCGGCTGTGAGTTGATCACCATCACGCAGTACCTGCGCCCCACCCCTCGACACCACCCGGTGGAGCGCTGGGTCAAGCCGGAGGAGTTCGTGGAGCTGCGTGAGGAGGCCGAGCAGATTGGTTTCGTCGGCGTGATGAGCGGGCCGTTGGTGCGTTCGTCGTACCGGGCGGGTCGGCTCTACCGGCAGGCGATCGACGCACGTGACGCGGCCGCGGTGGCGACCCCACGATAG
- a CDS encoding DUF4191 domain-containing protein: MAKPQEKVSFGQRLKQIGMVFSFTAKRDKWFVPLAAAAVLIPLALAVVAVMFWGWFWLPIGILVALLALLIVLNLRSNTAMMSAAEGQPGAAASIMESMRGDWRVTPAISSTTQMDMVHLVIGRPGVILLAEGNPHRVRGLLGQEKRRLAKVIGTAPIFDYMIGQGENELPVRKLRMTLMRLPRNLSGKDVNALDKRLKALSARPQMPKGAIPKNMRPPGFRGAGRQR; the protein is encoded by the coding sequence ATGGCAAAACCCCAGGAGAAGGTGTCGTTCGGCCAACGGCTGAAGCAGATCGGGATGGTTTTCTCGTTCACTGCGAAACGCGACAAGTGGTTCGTACCGCTGGCCGCCGCCGCGGTGCTGATCCCGCTCGCGCTCGCCGTGGTGGCGGTCATGTTCTGGGGTTGGTTCTGGCTGCCGATCGGCATCCTGGTCGCGCTGCTCGCCCTGCTGATCGTGCTGAACCTGCGCTCGAACACGGCGATGATGAGCGCCGCCGAGGGACAGCCGGGTGCCGCAGCTTCGATCATGGAGAGCATGCGAGGCGACTGGCGGGTGACCCCGGCCATCAGCTCGACCACCCAGATGGACATGGTGCACCTGGTCATCGGTCGTCCCGGTGTGATCCTCCTCGCCGAGGGCAACCCGCATCGGGTGCGCGGGCTGCTCGGCCAGGAGAAGCGACGGCTGGCCAAGGTGATCGGCACCGCCCCGATCTTCGATTACATGATCGGTCAGGGCGAGAACGAGCTACCCGTCCGCAAGCTGCGGATGACCCTGATGCGACTCCCCCGCAACCTCAGCGGTAAGGATGTCAACGCCCTGGACAAGCGCTTGAAGGCGCTCTCCGCCCGGCCGCAGATGCCCAAGGGCGCTATCCCCAAGAACATGCGACCGCCGGGCTTCCGGGGTGCCGGTCGCCAGCGCTGA
- the glnA gene encoding type I glutamate--ammonia ligase, producing the protein MFANPEELLRYLKNEDVKFVDVRFCDLPGVMQHFNLPVESFDDSVFTDGLAFDGSSIRGFQAIHESDMLLLPDVATAFIDPFRAQKTLALNFFIHDPFTREAYSRDPRNVAKKAETYLAASGIADTAYFGAEAEFYIFDSIRHETSAHQAYYYIDSIEGAWNSGREEPGGNRGYKTAYKGGYFPVPPVDHFADLRDSIVRRLIDTGFTVERSHHEVGTGGQAEINYKFSTLLHAGDQMQLFKYLVKNEVWAAGKTATFMPKPLFGDNGSGMHTHQSLWLNGEPLFYDETGYAGLSDMARWYIGGLLHHAPSLLAFTNPTVNSYRRLVPGFEAPVNLVYSQRNRSACTRIPVTGSNPKAKRVEFRVPDPSANVYLAFSAMLMAGLDGIKSKIEPPEPIDKDLYDLPPEEWGTVKQVPGSLPEVLDALEADHDYLLEGGVFTPDLISTWVDWKRANEVDPVRLRPTPHEFAMYFDC; encoded by the coding sequence GTGTTCGCCAACCCCGAGGAACTCCTGCGATACCTCAAGAACGAGGACGTGAAGTTCGTCGACGTACGTTTCTGTGACCTGCCCGGCGTGATGCAGCACTTCAACCTGCCGGTCGAGTCGTTCGACGACAGCGTCTTCACCGATGGTCTCGCCTTCGACGGATCGTCGATCCGCGGCTTCCAGGCCATCCACGAATCGGACATGCTGCTGCTGCCCGACGTCGCCACCGCCTTCATCGACCCGTTCCGGGCCCAGAAGACGCTGGCGCTCAACTTCTTCATCCACGACCCGTTCACGCGGGAGGCCTACTCCCGCGACCCGCGCAACGTGGCGAAGAAGGCCGAGACCTACCTCGCCGCCAGCGGCATCGCCGACACCGCCTACTTCGGCGCCGAGGCGGAGTTCTACATCTTCGACTCCATCCGGCACGAGACCTCGGCCCACCAGGCGTACTACTACATCGACTCGATCGAGGGTGCCTGGAACAGCGGCCGGGAGGAGCCGGGCGGCAACCGGGGCTACAAGACCGCGTACAAGGGTGGCTACTTCCCGGTGCCGCCGGTCGACCACTTCGCCGACCTGCGGGACAGCATCGTGCGCCGGCTGATCGACACCGGCTTCACCGTCGAGCGCTCGCACCACGAGGTGGGCACCGGCGGTCAGGCCGAGATCAACTACAAGTTCTCGACGCTGCTGCACGCCGGCGACCAGATGCAACTGTTCAAGTACCTGGTCAAGAACGAGGTCTGGGCCGCCGGCAAGACCGCGACCTTCATGCCCAAGCCGCTCTTCGGCGACAACGGCTCCGGCATGCACACCCACCAGAGCCTGTGGCTGAACGGTGAGCCGCTGTTCTACGACGAGACCGGTTACGCCGGGCTCTCCGACATGGCCCGCTGGTACATCGGTGGCCTGCTGCACCACGCACCGTCGCTGCTGGCCTTCACCAACCCGACGGTCAACTCGTACCGCCGGCTGGTGCCGGGCTTCGAGGCCCCGGTCAACCTGGTCTACTCGCAGCGCAACCGCTCCGCCTGCACCCGCATCCCGGTCACCGGCAGCAACCCCAAGGCCAAGCGGGTCGAGTTCCGCGTGCCGGACCCGTCGGCCAACGTCTACCTCGCCTTCTCGGCGATGCTGATGGCCGGTCTCGACGGTATCAAGAGCAAGATCGAGCCGCCGGAGCCGATCGACAAGGACCTGTACGACCTGCCGCCGGAGGAGTGGGGCACGGTCAAGCAGGTGCCAGGCTCACTGCCCGAGGTGCTCGACGCGCTGGAAGCCGACCACGACTACCTGCTCGAAGGCGGCGTCTTCACGCCGGACCTGATCTCGACCTGGGTGGACTGGAAGCGGGCCAATGAGGTCGACCCGGTCCGCCTGCGGCCGACCCCGCACGAGTTCGCGATGTACTTCGACTGCTGA